In one Nocardia tengchongensis genomic region, the following are encoded:
- a CDS encoding LysR family transcriptional regulator, with product MRQLESFRAVAEEGDITHAAARLHTTRQTVAAQLDQLEQALEVPLLVRDSRGVSLTAAGEIFADGVTTMVAGLLELSARMNIGAGQSIDRLRVTCSPRSSADFLIRIAQELEAADPGLRVVLVSVRSMPESLRELESGGADVALIWLPVGGKHLRYSVIGQDSWVAVLARDHRFAGRDQVVLADLAGETLVLPAIFLSAPAAQYWAAALRPEADGPNPSCSTRRRARPPHVGTGCGSHRNPWAAASPTPITAWSRSPTRRPSRRP from the coding sequence ATGCGTCAGCTGGAGTCGTTTCGTGCGGTCGCAGAGGAGGGCGACATCACGCACGCGGCGGCCCGGCTGCATACGACGCGGCAGACCGTGGCCGCGCAGCTCGACCAACTCGAGCAGGCGCTGGAAGTGCCACTGCTGGTGCGAGACTCGCGAGGGGTGAGTCTCACAGCGGCGGGGGAAATCTTCGCGGACGGGGTGACGACCATGGTGGCCGGGCTGCTGGAGCTGTCCGCGCGCATGAATATCGGTGCGGGACAGTCGATCGACCGGCTGCGGGTGACGTGCTCGCCACGCTCGTCCGCGGACTTCCTGATCCGGATCGCCCAAGAGCTCGAAGCCGCCGACCCGGGCCTGCGGGTGGTGCTGGTCAGTGTCCGGTCCATGCCGGAGAGCCTGCGCGAACTGGAGTCCGGCGGCGCCGACGTGGCCTTGATCTGGCTGCCTGTCGGTGGAAAACACCTGCGCTACAGCGTCATCGGCCAGGACTCGTGGGTGGCGGTCCTCGCTCGCGATCACCGTTTCGCCGGGCGGGACCAGGTCGTGCTGGCCGATCTGGCCGGCGAGACCCTGGTGCTCCCGGCCATCTTCCTGTCCGCCCCGGCGGCGCAATACTGGGCCGCCGCGCTGCGACCCGAGGCGGACGGCCCGAACCCGTCGTGCTCGACACGGCGGAGGGCCCGACCACCGCACGTCGGCACGGGGTGTGGCTCGCACCGAAATCCCTGGGCCGCCGCTTCTCCGACGCCGATAACAGCGTGGTCCCGATCTCCGACGCGCCGCCCATCGAGGCGGCCGTAG
- a CDS encoding LysR family transcriptional regulator encodes MELREIEIFLTLAEELHFGRTAERLNVTPARITQAIKKQERQIGALLFERTNRSVRLTAVGEQLRDDLRPLFDGLERSVRRAKQAARGQTAVLKLALLPFNIPEFHRYWNEFRARHPQWELQVHRLPYTDVFGSLRSGEYDVIAVWGPYPDDITAGPALFSDNRVMAVGADHELAGRDTLSIEDYPDYLHSMPPGNPREWEETYLPFATPSGRPIDRLRPVTNVDDLIEWVLNGDIIHPFPSHVTEYWNMSHVRFIPIPDIPPLTYRLCWRTDAETEPIRALAQVLTDLRGE; translated from the coding sequence GTGGAACTGCGCGAGATCGAGATCTTCTTGACGCTGGCCGAAGAGCTGCACTTCGGCCGGACCGCCGAACGCCTCAACGTCACCCCGGCGCGCATCACGCAGGCGATCAAGAAGCAGGAGCGGCAGATCGGCGCACTGCTGTTCGAGCGCACCAACCGCTCGGTGCGGCTGACCGCCGTCGGCGAGCAGCTACGCGACGACCTGCGCCCCCTGTTCGACGGACTGGAACGCAGTGTGCGCCGCGCCAAACAGGCCGCCCGCGGGCAAACCGCCGTGCTGAAACTCGCCCTGCTGCCGTTCAATATCCCCGAGTTCCACCGCTATTGGAACGAATTCCGGGCCCGGCACCCGCAATGGGAGCTCCAGGTCCATCGACTCCCCTACACCGACGTGTTCGGTTCACTGCGCAGCGGCGAGTACGACGTGATCGCGGTCTGGGGCCCGTACCCCGACGACATCACCGCCGGCCCGGCCCTGTTCAGCGACAACCGTGTAATGGCCGTCGGCGCCGATCACGAACTGGCCGGCCGCGACACCTTATCCATCGAGGACTACCCCGACTACCTGCACTCCATGCCGCCGGGCAACCCGCGCGAGTGGGAGGAAACCTACCTGCCCTTCGCCACACCGAGCGGCCGCCCGATCGACCGCCTACGCCCGGTGACCAACGTCGACGACCTGATCGAATGGGTCCTCAACGGCGACATCATCCACCCCTTCCCCTCCCACGTCACCGAATACTGGAACATGTCGCACGTCCGATTCATCCCCATCCCCGACATCCCGCCCCTCACCTACCGCCTCTGCTGGCGCACCGACGCGGAAACCGAACCTATCCGCGCCCTCGCCCAGGTCCTCACCGACCTGCGCGGCGAATAG
- a CDS encoding molybdopterin-binding protein — translation MSVVQARSADTASRVDVAVAELDVVLGAELSPIRERYAALAEAVGATLAGPLWATAALPVADTAAMDGFAVSGPGPRWRMLIGTCTAGRRSRIALADGEAVRIATGALTPPGTTAVIRSEHVYGERFGGQATIAVLPGAPRRNDTRVRGESWSDGDELTAAGMRVDASVISVAQSAETPIAMIRGPLRADVLLTGDEIRATGELAPGQVRDALGAVLPHYLGHCDIGVRGLTRLPDDRALLRTWFELDTDADLAVTVGATGHGGADHLRSVLEEIGAHILIDGVRMRPGGSQLVARLPDGRILLALPGNPLAAVAATLVTGRSLVRALTCRTDSASSWGRIADAAAPDDARTRIVPVRQVEGGVWRATGTSGTAHLAALLQAQSLALLPAGTGRGALVELLPLPR, via the coding sequence GTGAGCGTGGTACAAGCCCGATCGGCGGATACGGCGAGCAGAGTCGATGTGGCCGTGGCCGAGCTCGACGTCGTGCTCGGTGCGGAGCTGTCCCCGATCCGTGAGCGATACGCCGCGCTGGCCGAAGCCGTGGGCGCGACCCTGGCCGGACCGCTGTGGGCGACAGCCGCTTTGCCGGTCGCCGACACCGCGGCCATGGACGGTTTCGCCGTCAGCGGCCCCGGGCCCCGATGGCGGATGCTCATCGGAACCTGTACCGCGGGAAGGCGATCCAGGATCGCCCTCGCCGACGGGGAGGCGGTGCGGATCGCGACCGGTGCGCTGACCCCGCCCGGCACCACGGCGGTGATCCGTTCGGAGCATGTGTACGGCGAACGCTTCGGCGGGCAGGCGACCATCGCCGTCCTGCCGGGGGCTCCCCGGCGAAATGACACGCGGGTGCGTGGCGAGTCCTGGTCCGACGGTGATGAACTCACCGCCGCGGGCATGCGGGTGGACGCGAGTGTGATCTCGGTGGCGCAGAGCGCCGAAACTCCCATCGCCATGATTCGCGGCCCCTTACGTGCCGACGTCCTGCTCACCGGAGACGAGATTCGCGCGACCGGAGAACTCGCCCCCGGTCAGGTCCGCGACGCGCTCGGCGCGGTCCTCCCGCATTACCTGGGCCACTGCGATATCGGAGTGCGCGGGCTGACCCGGCTCCCCGACGACCGCGCCCTGCTGCGCACCTGGTTCGAACTCGACACCGACGCCGACCTCGCGGTCACCGTCGGCGCCACCGGCCACGGCGGCGCCGACCACCTGCGCAGCGTGCTCGAGGAGATCGGCGCCCACATCCTCATCGACGGCGTTCGCATGCGCCCCGGCGGCTCCCAACTGGTGGCCCGCCTCCCCGACGGCCGAATCCTGCTGGCCCTCCCCGGAAATCCCCTCGCCGCCGTAGCCGCCACCCTCGTCACCGGCCGCTCCCTCGTCCGCGCCCTGACCTGCCGCACCGACTCGGCCTCGTCCTGGGGCCGCATCGCCGACGCCGCCGCCCCCGACGACGCCCGCACCCGCATCGTCCCCGTCCGTCAGGTCGAGGGCGGCGTCTGGCGCGCCACCGGAACCTCCGGCACCGCCCACCTGGCCGCCCTCCTCCAGGCCCAATCCCTGGCCCTGCTCCCCGCCGGAACCGGCCGCGGCGCCCTCGTCGAATTGCTCCCGCTACCCCGGTGA